CCGTACTTAAGATTATTGATTATCCTCGGCTTAACCCAGTTCGGCAGAAAAACTAATTTCGCTTACCATAAACCATAAGCGATATTCGGCATCGGCTTGTCATCACTCAAACGGGATCAGCAAGGATTAGGTACTGTGTTCACGTTTTTATCACTTACAGAGAAATAGTCTAAAGGACGACTCACGTTAAAACGGCACGGGTCCGGGCCGAGACGTCCGACGCTTGATTTCTATGATGGGTTATTGGTGGATCAGGCGGCctgccaaggtgacgatcgcttacgcttcgccatcgaatcgctttgcgtctcactatcaatcttccatattgtgacagtgacagtttcgttcgctacgtagcgttaacgattggcatgttgtcggGGCTGGTCACCCCGACGAAGCCATAAAGGGGCTGACTAGTATTTGTGTagcccttggaggatataatcaaacggagacgccatgtctgtaattttctgtacaaaacagtctgccgatttttgcgggggaggggaacgtcaaatgtatgcgtaacgtaaaaatagccatgtcagataaacgtcagtccatacattgtgtatgaccgttggccgcctattttcgacagaggggaaagcctgttaatggctactccgtttagttgtatcctccaaggtgtaGCCATTTAAAATTACTAGTATACTGTGTACAGTATGTTGCCAtacgaataataaataaataactggtAGCCTTGAGGCGAACGCTCGGAAAGTGATAGTAAATAGTAACGCATACGGCGCGCTTTCGATACGGGCTCCAGCATCTATCATCACTAGTTTATTCAGATGTTACACAGTTTTACGCAACTGCCAAAGGACGGGGTtggattttatgtttttatatgtacttatatggtTTTTACGGCCTACAGTCTACCATTACCCATACCGGTAGCGTTTGCCAGATTACAAATAACTCTCTATCATTCGAATACGCAAGAGTGATAAAGAAgcagataaaaaaaattatattttcgtTTTTGTGGTATGGCCTCAGATTCGTCTTAGATCTGGGAGTAACACAGGAGTCTGTGCAgaaacagaagagtcgtggtatgtatacaatacattccacgactcttctctttccgaacagactccaTATTAGAATTGCTTCCGAAGCCTAATCGCAGTTGGGTTTTTATTTCTTATATAAGTAGGTGGGTATAATTGAGATAGTTATACGTGTTGAATATTATAACAAAACCaagataaatagatagaaaatgcgCAAAATTCCAGTCTTAACTATAATTTAAAGAATGCATTATTAAGTTTTCTACCACAGCTCGCTCAATTTACCTAACGAAATGATGATAATATTCTAAAAGTTTTATTCGTCTTTGCACTCgttagcacgagtgtactatgggagacaaaatgtcccgcgtttgaacgtcaaaatgagagaaattgtcttcgaggctagagggtcgcgactagggtttgctcccggtactgagtttggcgacaagcgcatttggtcgaagttttgttgacttttgttctaaaagaaagataattttccatattttatatttatttcatactacaacacttttttgtttaagtataatttgaatcttgagtttcatgatcatgccattaatatcaaaattattatattttttcacaatgacttgtttgttctcttaagttaaacgaaaatccgacagaaaaaaatctaagcctaagattgtacgatcacgaccacGCTTTGTAGGCGGGGTTTCGGGAACTCTATTGTAGACCTCCGATACCCCGTCGGCGATGCTCTTGCGAGCTCACCAtatagtttatagtttatagtttatttattgtaggtaatacacaaaagcatttacaggggtgcaaagattatcctaattatgtacaattgacaaagtgtaggtacctcagctaaaaaatatatattgtgtCAGATTGCTCTGGTTCCTACACTAGGCTCAGCCTGTCTCGTAGGTAACCCAGACTCAAGAGAGTTTATACAATTGAAACTTAAAGCCAAGGAAGAGGAAATACTAACAGAAATTACTCttacatttttacaataaattaaattaaaaaaacaaatcttGTGAAACTatcttaaattataataaaactaaaatttacctaaaaaaatctaaacttatccaTCAGCGTGCGACTCAGTCAAGTTAATTGTTGCTAGTGAATGTGTGTTTGTGTttgtgtatatatataaatgtatgtgtgtgtgtgtatgtgaaaGGAAAAAGTAGTTATTTATCAACTTTTAGCAGTTCTTCTATGTCCTCGTAGGAAAAGGAGCTGAGCCatgaagatatttttttctgaacTTCCCTAAccgttaattttttgatgaggATTTTGCTGTTGACTTTGTTGTAGACAAACGGATGGATGAAATTAGGCAGACGTTGAGCGAAAGCTGAAACAGTCGGGGGAACTGGGACTTTGAACGTGCGTTTTTGTAGCATGCAGTCGTAGTTGGAGGACTTCAAGACTTCTCCGTGAATCCTGGACACCACACGGAGGATAAAAATACCACGAACACTGAGGACATCCAGATCGCTGTACACTAGTTTGGTAGGGTATCTAATTGGTTTTCGAAGGGATACCTTGATAACAGCACGTTGCGCCCTCTCCAGAGAAATCAAGTAGGTTTTGCATGCTCCGCCCCAAGCAGTTATGCAGTATGCTAGTACAGATTGGCAGATGCTAATGTAGACTGTTCTGAGCAATGCTTTGTTTGCGgagttacgtaaaattttaaaaacgtaAATAAGTTTGCGTACCCGATTTGCTGTGGTTTTTATGTGCTCTTTGAAATCCAGCTTCTCGTCAATTACTACCCCAAGATATTTTACGGAAGTAGCCCTGTCGATCGGCTGGCAAGAACAGGAAGACGTTGGTGATTGGGTTCGGTTACAAGTGTGAATTTTGATACTGGGTGAAATAGTAGGAGCTGAGGCTTTTGTTTTATGAAAACATAtgagttttgtttttgtagtgTTTAGTGTGAGCAAGCTGCGTTTTAGCCAGTCAGCTATAGCACCCAGCCCTCTCTCTGCGGCTTCGGCAACATTTGTCCAGCTGCGATCGTGGAAAATAATTGCCGTGTCGTCGGCATAGCAAATTATATCAGCGTTGGGTATATTGCCTGAAGCTATGTCATTAATgtaaacattaaataatataGGAGCCAATACACTACCCTGCGGGACTCCGAAACCGATTTCCATATGGTTACTTATGTCTTGGTCTATCTTGACTCGCTGTGTTCGGCCTGACAGATAGCTGCTAAACCATTTCAAGGCGATCCCTCTCACTCCTATGAGTTCTAGTTTTTTTAGTAGGATTGGGATTGAGACAGTGTCGAACGCCTTGGTTAGGTCCAGGAAGACACCGATGCAGCTTTCGTTATTGTCGAGGTATCCTGATATTAACTTTGTCATGAGTACCACTGCGTCTTCAGTCGACCTGTTTTCGCGAAAGCCAAACTGCCGATTTGAGATTATGTTATATTTTTCCAGGAAACTGACCAAGCGTTTACTGACCAATTTTTCTAGGATTTTTGAGAGAGCCCCGAGCAAGGAAATTGGTCTGTAATTGCTAGGGTTAGATTTGTCCCCTGCTTTGTATAGTGGTATGACCGCCGCCTCTTTCCAATCATCCGGAAAGATACCCTCGGCTAAACTAAGGTTGAAAATGTGTGCAAGGGGAGTGATAATGTAGCTTTTGATAGCCTTTAGCAGACGATTTGTGATCCCGTCTAGACCAGAAGAGCTATCTGGTTTCAGGCTATTTATTATCGACTCAACCTCTGATTCGCTGGTTGCAATTAGGAACAGAGATTGAGGCGGAGAAACATTTGATGACATTTCACGCGCAAGGTCCTCATGAGTTTTGTTAGTGGTTATAAGCACATCGTTGGCCAGTCTTTCACCAACTCTTGCGAAGAACTGATTACAGTAATCGAGAGATTCGCCAACTGTACTCTTAATTTGCGTTAGATCGGTTGGCttttgtacatttttcgtcGTGTAAGTGATATTCTTGATTGAATTCCAGAGTTTTTTTGGGTTATTCTTATTTTCATCAAGCTCGGCTGATTCGTAGTTATATTTTAGTTTCCGTAGAAGCCCGTTGTGAAATTTTTTGTAGCGGATGTAAATTTGTTTCAGGATTTGATCATTTGGATTTTTGCGGCATTTTTGATGGAGATGATCTCTATGCCTTGAGCACCGTATAAGCCCGGGGGTCATCCAGGGCTTAATCGTAAACTTGGACCGGCTAATGGCTACATGTGATGAGTGTTTGGAAATAACGTCAAGCAGCAGTCGATTGAAGGCATTAACGGCTTCTTGCATTGTGAGTGCGGAAGTAACTCTGGTCCAGTCGAAGTTTCGAAGTTCATTCTCAACTCCTTCAGTATCAATCTTCTTCACAAATCGTTTGTTTTGGATTTGTTTTGACGTTTTTGTGCTTATACCTGTCACAATCAGATCGTGGTCTGTGATGTCTGATTTACAAACGACCGTTGCCGCCTGCAATCTTGCAGTGACATGAACGTGGTCCAGACAAGAATCGCCACGGGTAGGCTTGGTCACCGTTTGCTTTAAGTCTAGTTCCGCTAACATACATAGGTAGTTCGCGCATGTGCCAAGTTGTGAGATATTATCTGACAGTGTGTTTATATTTATGTCTCCTGCAACTATCACGCAGGGGGAGCGTTTTATTGACTGTACTACAGTCATAAGCGAGTTGGAAAAATTTGTGGTGTCATTGAACGATGGTGACCGATATATGCCCAGAACATCAAATCGATTTTTGACTGCCACATGTAGGCAATCGGCATCACGAAAAGTAGGCTCAGAGACTTGTGGCATCCAAGAATTATTTACGTACATGACAACACCACCGGCTTTGTTTGTAGATTTGTGTGTTCGGAATCATATCGGTGTCATATGGGGCTGCTCTAGCAGCTTACTCCGCTGAAGACACCTCGGAACACTTGAGGGTCTTCCAGCTCGAAACCTCTTCAGGCGAGTGATGGAACTCCCGACCCATCACCCGCAGGTTCCCGTTAAGGCGGCATTAGCCTTGCTGCGAAGGCTCTTCTCCGCCTACCTGGCCTCCTTCGGCGCTGAGGGAGCGAGTTCGCGTCGTCCTCGCGCGATCGTTCTGCGGCTTCCTTTTGTGTCAGAACGGTGACGCTAAAGGAAGCCACTGCCGCCCATGCCTCTTCACTGCTAATCATTCGGCGTATTAGCGCCGGCAGTGAGAGGTCTCCTCCTACAGCCGCGGACAGGGCAGCGCGAGGCTCCGCCCACGCAGGGCATATCTCGCGTGTGTGTTGTGCCGTGTCCACGGCTCTTCCATCACAATGGTGGCACGCTGTCGTCGGCTCTCGTCCCACCCTCTCACACAGGTACCAGCCGAAGCAGCCGTGCCCCGTCAGGAGCTGTGTGAGGTGGAAGGAGGGTGCacatattatgtcgctccttaggtgtttccattcattgtgggatataaacaacacaatcccgacctgaatattgcgatcaacctcacttataataagtaaatgcaaaagtaaatctgtacctatgtacagtcagcagcaatagttgctaagcgggcgaggtgttcaaaatgatcttgacgcgactttatt
The Cydia amplana chromosome 22, ilCydAmpl1.1, whole genome shotgun sequence DNA segment above includes these coding regions:
- the LOC134658494 gene encoding uncharacterized protein LOC134658494, which gives rise to MAAPVERSDIICAPSFHLTQLLTGHGCFGWYLCERVGREPTTACHHCDGRAVDTAQHTREICPAWAEPRAALSAAVGGDLSLPALIRRMISSEEAWAAVASFSVTVLTQKEAAERSREDDANSLPQRRRRPGRRRRAFAARLMPP